One Desulfobulbus propionicus DSM 2032 DNA segment encodes these proteins:
- the thiF gene encoding sulfur carrier protein ThiS adenylyltransferase ThiF, with amino-acid sequence MNIGIAGVGGIGSNVAVNLVRSGVEALTIVDFDRVEPSNLNRQFYFADQIGRYKVDALRENLQRIRPELRVETTVERIDAANCLTLFADCDLIVEGFDRQADKKMLLEAFGTERIVVSACGIAGSDLGSIRIRRIGNCHIVGDFTTDCSEAPLFAHKVLTVANHMSAIILSQPGVLHET; translated from the coding sequence ATGAACATCGGTATTGCCGGGGTGGGCGGCATCGGCTCCAACGTGGCGGTCAACCTGGTACGCAGCGGCGTGGAGGCCTTGACGATTGTCGATTTCGACCGAGTGGAACCGTCCAACCTCAACCGCCAGTTCTACTTTGCCGACCAGATCGGCCGCTACAAGGTTGATGCGCTACGCGAGAATTTACAACGGATCCGACCGGAACTGCGCGTGGAAACCACGGTTGAACGGATTGATGCCGCCAACTGTCTCACCCTTTTTGCCGACTGCGACCTGATCGTCGAAGGCTTTGACCGGCAGGCGGATAAAAAAATGCTGCTGGAGGCCTTCGGCACCGAGCGGATCGTGGTCTCGGCCTGCGGCATCGCCGGCAGTGACTTGGGCTCCATTCGCATCCGCCGGATCGGCAACTGCCATATCGTCGGCGACTTCACCACCGACTGCAGCGAGGCTCCGTTGTTTGCCCACAAGGTCCTCACCGTCGCCAACCACATGAGCGCGATCATCCTCAGTCAACCAGGAGTTCTTCATGAAACATAG
- the thiE gene encoding thiamine phosphate synthase: MKHSKPLFPAGIYGITAEKFSAGRTNIEVAQQMIRGGIRLIQYREKRPHKSFAEMLAECRAIRAMTRDAGVLFIVNDYPDIAQLVDADGVHVGQDDFPVPEVRRLIGPHKLIGLSTHGPEQAAAALAAGADYIGVGPIFSTQTKEDVCAPVGLGYLEHVVRSCPLPFVAIGGIKEHNLHEVVARGAKTVCLVTEIVGATDIAATARRLQAACSAPL, translated from the coding sequence ATGAAACATAGTAAACCTCTTTTTCCCGCCGGCATCTATGGCATCACCGCCGAAAAGTTCTCCGCCGGCCGGACCAATATCGAGGTCGCCCAACAGATGATCAGGGGCGGCATCCGCTTGATCCAGTACCGGGAAAAACGACCGCACAAGAGCTTTGCCGAGATGCTCGCCGAGTGCCGCGCCATTCGCGCAATGACCCGCGACGCGGGCGTTCTGTTCATCGTCAACGACTACCCCGATATCGCCCAACTGGTCGATGCCGACGGCGTCCATGTCGGTCAAGACGATTTTCCGGTGCCCGAGGTGCGGCGGTTGATCGGCCCGCACAAGCTGATCGGCCTCTCCACCCACGGTCCGGAGCAGGCGGCCGCCGCGTTGGCGGCTGGTGCCGACTACATCGGCGTCGGCCCGATCTTCAGCACCCAAACCAAGGAGGATGTCTGCGCTCCGGTTGGGCTGGGGTATCTTGAGCATGTGGTGCGCTCCTGCCCTCTGCCCTTCGTCGCCATTGGCGGTATCAAGGAGCACAACCTGCACGAAGTGGTAGCGCGCGGCGCCAAAACCGTGTGTCTGGTCACCGAAATTGTCGGCGCCACGGATATCGCCGCCACCGCCCGCCGATTGCAGGCGGCCTGCTCCGCCCCCCTTTAA
- the thiC gene encoding phosphomethylpyrimidine synthase ThiC: MAYATQMAAARQGVLTPQMRQVLVDEKIHESDLLERVANGRIAIPANRNHKNLVAKGIGAGLTTKINVNLGVSEDCCNVDNELNKVRRSIELKADAIMDLSTFGDTRAFRRKTVEISPVMIGTVPVYDAVARYGKEVANISVDDFFDVVRIHAEDGVDFMTIHAGLTRTAVQRLRTNPRLTHVVSRGGSLLLDWMTTNDRENPFYEHFDRLLDLCREYDVTLSLGDGLRPGCLRDATDAAQIQELIVLGELTKRCWQADVQVMIEGPGHVPLNEVVANMQLEKKLCHGAPFYVLGPIVTDVAPGYDHITSAIGGALAAAHGADFLCYVTPAEHLRLPDADDMKEGIIASRIAAHAADIAKGIPGAIAWDNAMSKARKELDWTTMFNLAMDPDKAKAYRASSQPLDQEVCTMCGDLCAVKRSRNILEKKG; this comes from the coding sequence ATGGCTTATGCAACCCAGATGGCCGCCGCCCGCCAGGGCGTCCTCACCCCCCAGATGCGGCAGGTACTCGTCGACGAAAAGATCCATGAATCCGACCTATTGGAGCGAGTTGCCAATGGTCGCATCGCCATCCCGGCCAATCGCAACCACAAAAATCTCGTCGCCAAGGGTATCGGTGCCGGCCTGACCACCAAGATCAACGTCAACCTTGGGGTATCCGAGGATTGCTGCAATGTGGACAACGAGTTGAACAAGGTGCGGCGGTCGATCGAACTCAAGGCCGACGCGATCATGGACCTGAGCACCTTTGGCGACACCCGCGCCTTCCGCCGGAAGACGGTGGAGATCAGCCCGGTGATGATCGGTACCGTGCCGGTGTATGATGCGGTGGCCCGCTACGGCAAGGAGGTGGCCAATATCTCGGTGGACGATTTCTTTGACGTGGTCCGTATCCATGCCGAGGACGGCGTCGACTTCATGACCATCCACGCCGGCTTGACCCGAACCGCGGTGCAACGGCTGCGCACCAATCCCCGCCTCACCCACGTCGTCAGCCGGGGCGGTTCGCTGCTGCTCGACTGGATGACAACCAACGACCGGGAAAACCCCTTTTACGAACACTTCGACCGATTGCTCGATCTCTGCCGCGAATACGATGTCACCCTCAGCCTCGGCGATGGCCTGCGGCCGGGCTGCTTGCGCGACGCCACCGACGCGGCCCAGATCCAGGAACTGATCGTGCTCGGCGAGTTGACCAAGCGGTGCTGGCAGGCCGATGTGCAGGTGATGATCGAGGGTCCGGGCCATGTGCCGCTGAACGAGGTGGTGGCCAACATGCAGCTGGAGAAAAAACTGTGCCACGGGGCGCCGTTTTACGTGCTCGGGCCGATCGTCACCGACGTGGCGCCCGGCTACGACCACATCACCTCGGCCATCGGCGGCGCCCTGGCCGCGGCGCACGGCGCTGATTTTCTCTGCTATGTGACTCCGGCCGAGCACCTGCGGTTGCCGGATGCCGACGACATGAAGGAGGGCATCATCGCCTCGCGCATCGCCGCCCATGCCGCCGACATCGCCAAGGGCATCCCTGGAGCCATCGCCTGGGACAACGCCATGAGCAAGGCGCGCAAGGAACTGGACTGGACCACCATGTTCAACCTGGCCATGGATCCGGACAAGGCCAAGGCCTACCGGGCCTCCTCTCAGCCCCTCGACCAGGAAGTTTGCACCATGTGCGGCGATCTGTGCGCGGTCAAGCGCAGCCGCAACATCCTTGAGAAAAAAGGATAA
- the msrB gene encoding peptide-methionine (R)-S-oxide reductase MsrB: MYPFHRVSRWFFVFAAGMMFAVDPLNGGAPQASTGLETEGAQRALFAGGCFWCVAPPFTQVDGVLSVQSGYAGGTTDHPTYENYSAGGHIEVVEVVYDPRRVAYERLLEIFWRQIDPTDAGGQFVDRGHAYSTAIFYFSEEQRQEAEASKQRLAASNIFPQPIVTPILPAPRFYPAEEYHQNYDKKNPFHYKRYRAGSGRDQFLDKTWKNVDTLSGGKQQDLRQRLTPLQYEVTQNNGTEPPFNNTYWDNKEEGIYVDVVSGEPLFSSIDKFDSGTGWPSFTKPIDKTGIVEKQDRSHFMTRTEVRSKDGDSHLGHVFADGPTPTGQRYCINSAALRFIPKDKLEAEGYGQYRKLFDKP, from the coding sequence ATGTATCCGTTTCACCGTGTGTCCCGATGGTTCTTTGTTTTCGCCGCAGGCATGATGTTCGCTGTTGATCCGCTCAACGGCGGCGCTCCCCAGGCCAGTACAGGGCTGGAGACCGAGGGGGCGCAGCGGGCCCTGTTTGCCGGCGGCTGCTTTTGGTGTGTGGCGCCGCCGTTCACCCAAGTCGATGGCGTGCTGTCGGTGCAATCCGGATACGCCGGCGGTACCACCGACCATCCCACCTATGAAAATTACTCGGCCGGCGGCCACATCGAGGTGGTGGAGGTGGTTTACGATCCGCGCCGGGTTGCCTACGAACGGCTGCTTGAGATCTTCTGGCGGCAGATTGACCCCACCGATGCGGGAGGCCAATTTGTTGATCGCGGCCATGCCTACAGCACGGCGATCTTTTATTTCTCGGAAGAGCAGCGGCAGGAGGCGGAGGCATCGAAGCAGCGGCTGGCGGCCAGCAATATCTTCCCTCAACCGATCGTCACGCCCATCCTGCCGGCGCCACGCTTCTATCCAGCTGAGGAGTACCACCAGAACTACGACAAGAAAAATCCCTTCCACTACAAGAGATACCGGGCCGGTTCCGGCCGTGACCAATTTCTGGACAAAACCTGGAAAAACGTGGATACCCTGTCAGGGGGCAAACAGCAGGACCTCAGACAGCGTCTGACGCCCCTGCAATACGAGGTGACCCAGAACAACGGCACGGAACCACCGTTCAACAACACCTATTGGGACAACAAGGAAGAGGGGATTTATGTCGATGTGGTCAGCGGTGAGCCCTTGTTCAGTTCCATCGACAAGTTTGACTCCGGCACCGGCTGGCCCAGTTTCACCAAACCCATCGACAAGACCGGCATTGTCGAAAAGCAGGATAGGAGTCATTTCATGACCCGCACCGAGGTGCGCAGCAAGGATGGCGATTCCCATCTCGGCCATGTCTTTGCTGACGGCCCGACGCCGACCGGGCAGCGTTACTGCATCAATTCGGCTGCTCTGCGGTTCATTCCCAAGGATAAACTGGAAGCCGAGGGCTACGGCCAGTACCGCAAATTGTTTGACAAGCCATGA
- a CDS encoding D-alanyl-D-alanine carboxypeptidase family protein yields the protein MKRLILCALVLLLMAPSVRAARTPLAVISQDPYVSALVIEADSGKVLFESNADVKVYPASVLKLMDLYVILDRIEQGALKLDEMVPVTVEASKTGGSQVYLDPKEQFSVEELIYALMVQSANDAAVALATHIAGSKEGFVALMNQKAQALGMKHSVFHSVHGLPPSEGQEPDVTTARDLAILCRELAKRPEALKYTGTQTRGFREDKFIMRNHNKLLTQVPGCDGFKTGYYQAAGFSIAATAKKGGVRIITLVMGSKDRKVRDAKAVELLAKGFAIVPPKPETAAAPPQSAVTAPPQAPVTFDTSGTTTQGTAGSTTEGKGEAAPPAKAGKNGWGIFFIGLGAGFLVFLGVFVLAGFLMKRRSGGVRTKYKSRD from the coding sequence ATGAAGCGTTTGATCCTCTGTGCCCTTGTTCTGCTGCTCATGGCCCCGTCAGTCCGGGCCGCGCGCACCCCGCTCGCCGTCATTTCCCAGGACCCCTATGTTTCCGCCCTGGTGATCGAGGCCGACAGCGGCAAAGTGCTGTTCGAATCCAATGCCGATGTCAAGGTGTATCCGGCCAGCGTGCTTAAGTTGATGGACCTCTACGTCATCCTTGATCGCATCGAGCAGGGGGCGCTGAAATTGGACGAGATGGTGCCGGTGACCGTTGAGGCCTCGAAAACCGGCGGTTCCCAGGTGTACCTTGACCCCAAGGAACAGTTTTCGGTGGAGGAGCTGATCTACGCCCTGATGGTGCAATCGGCCAATGATGCGGCGGTCGCGTTGGCCACCCATATCGCGGGGTCCAAGGAAGGGTTTGTCGCCCTGATGAACCAGAAGGCCCAGGCTCTGGGCATGAAGCATTCCGTGTTTCACTCAGTTCACGGCCTGCCGCCGTCGGAAGGCCAGGAACCGGATGTGACCACGGCCCGCGACTTGGCCATCCTCTGTCGGGAACTGGCTAAGCGGCCCGAGGCGCTGAAATACACCGGCACCCAGACCCGGGGCTTCCGCGAAGACAAGTTCATCATGCGCAACCACAACAAGCTGCTCACCCAGGTGCCCGGCTGCGACGGATTCAAGACCGGTTACTATCAGGCGGCCGGTTTTTCCATTGCCGCCACCGCCAAGAAAGGGGGGGTACGGATCATCACCCTGGTCATGGGCAGCAAGGATCGCAAGGTGCGTGATGCCAAGGCCGTGGAGTTGCTGGCCAAGGGGTTTGCCATCGTGCCGCCCAAGCCTGAAACGGCGGCCGCTCCGCCGCAGAGCGCCGTGACTGCGCCGCCGCAAGCACCCGTTACTTTTGACACCTCGGGTACAACCACCCAAGGGACAGCTGGTTCCACCACGGAAGGAAAAGGCGAGGCAGCCCCACCGGCCAAGGCTGGAAAAAACGGCTGGGGCATTTTTTTCATCGGTCTGGGTGCAGGTTTTCTGGTGTTCCTCGGCGTTTTCGTCCTTGCCGGTTTTCTCATGAAACGGCGTTCAGGTGGTGTCCGCACCAAATACAAAAGCCGCGACTAA
- the ribB gene encoding 3,4-dihydroxy-2-butanone-4-phosphate synthase, producing MNQTHDISLLSRFGTSQQRVHKALTALNHGHGVLLVDDEDRENEGDLIFAAEHLTTAQMALLIRECSGIVCLCLTDERIRRLELPMMVNHNTSKNGTAFTVTIEAREGVTTGVSAQDRVTTIRTAIAPEARPTDLSHPGHVFPLRAQPGGVLTRRGHTEGTVDLMLLAGLQPAGVLCELTNPDGTMARLPEVVTFAERHGMPVLSIEDLVAYRQTHLAAA from the coding sequence ATGAATCAGACCCACGATATTTCGCTTTTATCTCGCTTCGGCACATCCCAGCAACGAGTGCACAAGGCACTGACCGCGCTCAATCACGGACACGGCGTCCTTCTGGTCGACGACGAGGACCGGGAGAACGAAGGCGATCTCATCTTTGCCGCCGAACACCTGACTACCGCCCAGATGGCCCTGCTCATCCGCGAATGCAGCGGTATCGTCTGTCTCTGTCTGACCGATGAACGCATCCGCCGACTGGAATTACCGATGATGGTCAACCACAACACCAGCAAGAACGGTACCGCCTTTACCGTGACCATCGAGGCCCGCGAGGGGGTAACCACCGGCGTTTCCGCCCAGGATCGGGTCACCACCATCCGGACCGCCATCGCCCCCGAGGCACGGCCAACGGATCTGTCCCATCCCGGCCATGTGTTTCCCCTGCGGGCTCAGCCGGGCGGCGTGCTCACCCGGCGCGGCCATACCGAAGGCACGGTCGACCTGATGCTGCTGGCCGGTTTGCAACCGGCCGGGGTGCTGTGCGAGCTGACCAATCCGGACGGGACCATGGCCCGCTTGCCGGAAGTCGTGACCTTTGCCGAGCGGCATGGCATGCCGGTGCTGTCCATCGAGGATCTGGTCGCCTACCGTCAGACCCACCTCGCCGCCGCCTGA
- the mpl gene encoding UDP-N-acetylmuramate:L-alanyl-gamma-D-glutamyl-meso-diaminopimelate ligase, translating into MSGLLDPALNAAPANPKHIHLIGICGTGMAAMAAMLLQKGFTVTGSDQNVYPPMSDFLADLGIEVMAGYAAANLTGRPDLVIVGNVVRITNPEAIELARLRIPYLSMPQALGHFFLEGKQSLVVAGTHGKTTTSSLLATTLHRIGATPGFMIGGLVEAFGRNANVSDGPYFVVEGDEYDTAFFNKVSKFQHYRPHCTILTSVEFDHADIFADLAAIKASFAEFIGRIPPQGALVAHLDDPVVAELAKVALCPVIGYGRGSGCEWRVVDLQVRGLASEFTVVHRGQPLGRCRLPMPGVHNCLNALAVIALLSHLGFAFETIVQGLASFEGVKRRQQVRGVVRGITVVDDFAHHPTAVRETLQALRLAWPDTRLVVVFEPRTNSSRRAVFQQDYATVFGSADQVLIREHVPLETVPISEQFSSGQLAADLALRGIQAHAYTDTEAILDALARQCQPGDVVVILSNGGFDNIHQRLLTLLEHPAP; encoded by the coding sequence ATGAGCGGCTTACTTGACCCGGCCCTGAACGCGGCACCCGCCAATCCCAAGCATATCCACCTGATCGGTATCTGTGGCACCGGCATGGCGGCCATGGCGGCCATGCTGCTCCAGAAGGGATTCACTGTCACCGGTTCGGATCAGAACGTCTATCCGCCGATGTCCGATTTTCTCGCTGATCTGGGCATCGAGGTCATGGCCGGCTATGCAGCCGCCAACCTGACCGGCCGACCCGATCTGGTGATCGTCGGCAACGTGGTGCGGATCACCAATCCCGAGGCCATCGAACTGGCGCGGCTGCGCATCCCCTACCTGTCCATGCCCCAGGCCCTGGGCCATTTCTTTCTCGAGGGCAAGCAATCCTTGGTGGTGGCGGGCACCCATGGCAAAACCACCACTTCCTCCCTCCTGGCCACCACCTTGCACCGTATCGGTGCCACCCCTGGATTCATGATCGGCGGCCTGGTCGAGGCCTTTGGCCGCAACGCAAACGTCAGCGACGGCCCCTACTTCGTGGTCGAGGGGGACGAGTACGACACCGCCTTTTTCAACAAGGTGTCAAAATTTCAGCATTATCGCCCGCATTGCACCATCCTCACCTCGGTGGAATTCGATCATGCCGACATTTTTGCCGATCTTGCGGCCATCAAGGCCTCCTTTGCCGAGTTTATCGGCCGTATTCCGCCGCAAGGCGCCCTGGTGGCCCATCTCGACGACCCAGTGGTGGCGGAACTCGCCAAGGTGGCCCTCTGTCCGGTGATCGGCTACGGCAGGGGCAGCGGCTGCGAATGGCGGGTGGTGGATCTCCAAGTGCGGGGTCTGGCCAGCGAGTTCACCGTGGTGCATCGTGGGCAACCACTGGGCCGCTGCCGCCTGCCCATGCCGGGAGTGCACAACTGTCTCAACGCCCTGGCGGTGATTGCCCTGCTCAGTCATCTGGGATTTGCCTTCGAGACCATTGTCCAGGGATTGGCCTCGTTTGAGGGGGTCAAGCGACGGCAGCAGGTGCGCGGGGTGGTGCGGGGGATCACCGTGGTCGACGATTTTGCCCACCATCCGACTGCAGTGCGCGAAACCTTGCAGGCCCTGCGGTTGGCCTGGCCGGACACCCGGTTGGTGGTGGTCTTCGAGCCACGCACCAATTCCAGCCGCCGGGCGGTGTTTCAACAGGATTATGCCACGGTCTTCGGCTCGGCCGATCAGGTGTTGATTCGCGAGCATGTGCCGCTGGAGACGGTCCCGATCAGCGAGCAGTTTTCCTCTGGCCAGTTGGCCGCCGACCTTGCGTTGCGGGGCATCCAGGCCCATGCCTATACGGATACCGAGGCCATTCTCGACGCCCTGGCCCGCCAGTGCCAACCCGGTGACGTGGTGGTCATCCTGTCCAACGGCGGATTTGACAACATTCATCAGCGACTGTTGACCCTGCTCGAACATCCAGCGCCTTGA
- a CDS encoding CYTH domain-containing protein — MGLEIERKFLLANDGWRGLAKGVAYRQGYLCASKERSVRVRIAGDQGFLTIKGATVVATRREYEYQIPLADAHAMLDDLCPQPQIEKKRYSIPYQGFVWEVDEFFGLNHGLIVAEIELDREDQPFARPEWIGQEVTGDSRYANAALCLHPYSTWSR; from the coding sequence ATGGGTCTGGAAATCGAGCGTAAATTCCTTCTTGCCAACGACGGCTGGCGCGGCTTGGCCAAGGGTGTCGCCTATCGCCAGGGATATCTCTGCGCCAGCAAAGAGCGATCAGTACGGGTGCGAATCGCCGGCGACCAGGGTTTTCTCACCATCAAGGGCGCCACTGTGGTGGCGACCCGCAGGGAATACGAGTATCAGATTCCCCTGGCCGATGCCCACGCCATGCTCGACGATCTGTGCCCGCAGCCGCAGATCGAAAAAAAGCGCTACTCCATCCCTTATCAGGGGTTTGTGTGGGAGGTTGACGAATTTTTCGGTCTCAACCACGGGCTGATTGTGGCCGAGATTGAACTGGACCGAGAAGATCAACCGTTTGCCCGTCCGGAGTGGATCGGTCAGGAGGTCACCGGCGATAGCCGTTACGCCAATGCCGCGCTCTGCCTCCACCCCTATTCCACCTGGAGCAGGTAA
- a CDS encoding catalase, translating to MQQDKKKLTTNAGAPVPDNQNVLTAGPRGPQLLQDVWFLEKLAHFDREVIPERRMHAKGSGAYGTFTVTHDITQYSRAKIFSQIGKKTDLFLRFSTVAGERGAADAERDIRGFAVKFYTEEGNWDLVGNNTPVFFLRDPLKFPDLNHAVKRDPRTNLRSAKNNWDFWTSLPEALHQVTVVMSDRGIPATYRHMHGFGSHTFSFINAKNERYWCKFHFKSQQGIKNLTDAEAETLIGQCRESHQRDLYDAIEKGDFPRWTMYVQVMTEEQAAKLPYHPFDLTKVWYHSDAPLIEVGVLELNRNPDNYFAEVEQAAFNPANVVPGISFSPDKMLQGRLFSYGDAQRYRLGVNHHLIPVNRARCPFHSYHRDGMMRVDGNHGSTIGYEPNSYGEWQEQPDFSEPPLALSGAAAHWNAREDDSDYFTQPGKLFRLMTKEQQEALFGNTARAMGDAPREIKIRHIGNCHKADPEYGKGVAAALGIPMSDVPV from the coding sequence ATGCAACAGGACAAAAAAAAGCTGACCACCAACGCCGGCGCTCCGGTTCCCGACAATCAAAACGTCCTCACCGCTGGACCGCGCGGTCCGCAGCTGCTGCAGGACGTCTGGTTCCTGGAGAAACTGGCCCATTTCGACCGTGAGGTCATTCCGGAGCGGCGCATGCACGCCAAGGGCTCCGGAGCCTATGGCACCTTCACCGTCACCCACGACATCACCCAATACTCCCGCGCCAAGATTTTTTCTCAAATCGGCAAGAAAACTGACCTATTTCTCCGTTTTTCGACCGTGGCCGGCGAGCGTGGCGCGGCCGACGCTGAACGCGACATCCGCGGCTTTGCCGTCAAATTCTATACCGAGGAGGGTAACTGGGATCTAGTGGGCAACAACACCCCGGTCTTCTTCCTCCGCGATCCGCTCAAATTCCCGGACCTCAACCATGCGGTCAAGCGCGACCCGCGCACCAACCTGCGCAGCGCCAAGAACAACTGGGATTTCTGGACCTCCCTGCCCGAGGCCCTGCACCAGGTGACCGTGGTCATGAGCGACCGGGGCATTCCCGCCACCTACCGCCACATGCACGGGTTCGGCAGCCACACCTTCAGCTTCATCAACGCCAAAAATGAACGCTACTGGTGCAAGTTCCATTTCAAATCGCAGCAGGGGATCAAAAACCTCACCGATGCCGAGGCCGAGACCCTGATCGGCCAGTGCCGCGAGAGTCATCAGCGCGACCTGTACGATGCCATCGAAAAGGGCGACTTCCCCCGCTGGACCATGTATGTCCAGGTGATGACCGAAGAGCAGGCCGCCAAACTGCCCTATCACCCCTTTGACCTGACCAAGGTCTGGTACCATTCCGACGCACCGTTGATCGAGGTCGGCGTGCTGGAACTCAACCGCAACCCGGACAACTACTTTGCCGAGGTCGAGCAGGCCGCCTTCAACCCAGCCAACGTGGTGCCCGGCATCAGTTTTTCGCCGGATAAGATGCTCCAGGGGCGGCTCTTCTCCTATGGCGACGCCCAGCGCTACCGTCTCGGGGTCAATCACCACCTCATCCCGGTCAATAGGGCCCGCTGCCCGTTCCACAGCTACCATCGTGACGGCATGATGCGGGTGGACGGCAACCATGGTTCCACCATCGGCTACGAGCCCAACAGCTACGGCGAGTGGCAGGAGCAGCCCGATTTTTCCGAACCGCCGCTGGCCTTGAGCGGTGCCGCCGCGCACTGGAACGCCCGCGAGGATGACAGCGACTACTTCACCCAGCCGGGCAAGCTCTTCCGCCTGATGACCAAGGAGCAGCAGGAGGCCCTGTTCGGCAACACCGCCCGCGCCATGGGTGACGCGCCCAGGGAAATCAAGATCCGCCATATCGGGAACTGCCACAAGGCCGACCCGGAGTACGGCAAGGGCGTGGCCGCGGCTCTGGGCATTCCGATGAGTGACGTCCCGGTCTAA
- a CDS encoding bacterioferritin — MHDNSIKLLNQAVSEEIAALHQYMYFHFHCDDQGYDLLAGLFKRTAIEEMLHVERLAERILFLGGDVVMKASDEVKPVQDVNEMLVMARQMELESAEHYNLWANECGAGADSVSKKIFEDLVVDEERHYDQYDVELGNMKKFGANYLALQSIERSKTRAQMQPAAGE, encoded by the coding sequence ATGCATGACAACAGCATCAAACTGCTCAATCAGGCGGTGAGCGAAGAGATCGCCGCCCTCCACCAGTACATGTATTTTCATTTTCATTGCGACGATCAAGGCTACGACCTTCTGGCCGGCCTGTTCAAGCGGACAGCCATCGAGGAAATGCTCCATGTGGAGCGGCTGGCCGAACGCATCCTCTTCCTTGGCGGCGACGTGGTGATGAAAGCTTCGGACGAGGTAAAGCCGGTCCAGGACGTCAACGAAATGCTGGTCATGGCTCGGCAGATGGAACTGGAAAGCGCCGAGCATTACAATCTCTGGGCCAACGAATGCGGCGCCGGCGCCGACAGCGTGTCCAAAAAGATCTTTGAAGATCTGGTGGTCGACGAGGAGCGCCATTACGACCAGTATGACGTGGAGTTGGGCAACATGAAGAAATTCGGCGCCAATTACCTGGCCCTGCAGTCGATCGAACGCAGCAAAACCCGCGCTCAAATGCAGCCGGCGGCCGGCGAATAA
- the ppk2 gene encoding polyphosphate kinase 2 — protein MGEKKKKGEGKEKKNAPETVVDFRLQEGTALRFKDEKKDDDHLAVWVSKAVLAYEMELKKLQIELMKLQQDMKKQGTRVLAIFEGRDAAGKGGTIKRISAFLNPRNTRIVALTAPSDKEATQWYFQRYVPHLPAAGELVLFDRSWYNRAMVEPVMGFCTDEQHKRFLKDVPLFEEMLVKDGIKLFKFYFSVSKEEQAKRFESRKTDILKQYKLSPVDNLAQTYWDQYTVKKFQMLNESNRTLSPWTIIRSDDKKKARLNCIKHLLANLDYDKKLPAEELAVDPEIVISGIDEIKHMEKNLFDPGRLRG, from the coding sequence ATGGGGGAGAAAAAGAAGAAAGGGGAAGGCAAAGAGAAAAAAAACGCGCCGGAAACTGTGGTCGACTTCAGGCTGCAGGAGGGAACGGCCCTGCGGTTTAAAGACGAAAAAAAGGATGACGACCACCTGGCCGTCTGGGTAAGCAAGGCTGTTCTCGCCTACGAAATGGAGCTGAAAAAGTTGCAGATCGAACTGATGAAGCTGCAGCAGGATATGAAAAAACAGGGCACCCGGGTCTTGGCCATCTTCGAGGGGCGCGACGCCGCCGGCAAGGGCGGGACCATCAAACGGATCTCGGCCTTTCTCAACCCGCGCAATACTCGCATCGTCGCCCTGACCGCGCCCAGCGACAAGGAGGCGACCCAGTGGTATTTCCAGCGCTACGTCCCCCACTTGCCCGCGGCGGGCGAGTTGGTGCTCTTTGACCGCTCCTGGTACAACCGGGCCATGGTCGAACCGGTGATGGGCTTCTGCACCGATGAGCAGCACAAGCGCTTTCTCAAGGACGTGCCGCTGTTCGAGGAGATGCTGGTCAAGGACGGGATCAAGCTGTTCAAGTTTTACTTCTCGGTGTCCAAGGAAGAACAGGCCAAGCGGTTTGAATCGCGCAAGACCGACATCCTCAAGCAGTACAAGCTGTCGCCGGTGGACAACCTGGCCCAGACCTACTGGGATCAGTACACGGTCAAGAAGTTCCAGATGCTCAACGAATCCAATCGCACCCTGAGTCCCTGGACCATCATCCGCTCCGACGACAAGAAAAAGGCGCGGCTCAACTGCATCAAGCACCTCCTTGCCAACCTCGACTACGACAAGAAGCTGCCGGCCGAAGAGCTGGCCGTTGATCCCGAGATCGTCATTTCCGGCATCGACGAGATCAAGCACATGGAGAAAAACCTGTTTGATCCCGGACGGCTGCGGGGATAG